Proteins from one Rhodoflexus caldus genomic window:
- the tgt gene encoding tRNA guanosine(34) transglycosylase Tgt: MPRLSFQLQATDTATAARAGEITTDHGTIQTPIFMPVGTVATVKAVHTRELEQDVKAQIILGNTYHLYLRPGLSILEQAGGLHKFNGWNKPILTDSGGYQVFSLSERRKLNEEGAMFQSHIDGSKHLFTPEKVMDIQRIIGADIIMAFDECPPYPCEYSYAKKSMELTHRWLRRCIKRFDSTEPRYGYDQTLFPILQGSVFKDLRKASAEEVASLDREGNAIGGLSVGEPAEQMYEMTGLVCEILPKNKPRYLMGVGTPANILECIALGVDMFDCVMPTRNGRNGMLFTSEGIINIKNEKWKSDFSPLDPQVGGYVNTFYSKAYLRHLIVAGELLGGQIASLQNLSFYLWLVGQARQHILAGTFGEWKKQMMEKVTRRL, from the coding sequence ATGCCACGCCTTTCTTTTCAATTACAGGCAACCGATACCGCCACCGCCGCCCGTGCCGGGGAAATTACAACCGACCACGGCACCATTCAAACCCCTATTTTTATGCCCGTAGGAACAGTGGCAACCGTGAAAGCGGTTCACACCCGCGAACTTGAACAGGACGTAAAGGCGCAAATTATTTTAGGAAATACCTACCATCTCTACCTGCGTCCCGGGCTTTCTATTTTAGAACAGGCAGGCGGTCTGCACAAATTCAACGGTTGGAACAAACCCATTTTGACCGACAGCGGCGGCTATCAGGTTTTTTCGCTTTCCGAACGCCGCAAGTTGAACGAAGAAGGTGCCATGTTTCAATCGCACATTGACGGCTCGAAGCACCTGTTTACGCCCGAAAAGGTGATGGATATTCAACGCATCATTGGTGCGGATATCATCATGGCTTTTGATGAGTGCCCGCCTTACCCTTGCGAGTACAGCTATGCCAAAAAATCAATGGAGCTGACACATCGCTGGCTGCGCCGCTGCATCAAACGCTTTGATAGCACCGAGCCGCGCTACGGCTACGACCAAACACTTTTCCCCATTTTGCAGGGGAGTGTTTTTAAAGACCTGCGCAAAGCCTCTGCCGAAGAAGTCGCTTCCTTAGACCGCGAAGGCAACGCCATAGGCGGACTTTCTGTTGGTGAACCGGCAGAGCAGATGTATGAAATGACGGGCTTGGTCTGCGAAATTCTACCTAAAAATAAACCCCGCTACCTGATGGGCGTGGGCACGCCTGCCAATATTTTGGAGTGTATCGCGCTGGGTGTGGATATGTTTGATTGCGTAATGCCTACCCGCAACGGACGCAACGGCATGTTGTTCACTTCCGAAGGCATAATCAATATCAAAAACGAAAAATGGAAAAGCGATTTTTCGCCGCTTGACCCGCAAGTGGGCGGCTATGTGAATACTTTTTACAGCAAAGCCTATTTGCGCCACCTGATTGTGGCAGGCGAACTGCTGGGCGGGCAAATTGCAAGTTTGCAAAACCTCAGCTTTTACCTGTGGCTGGTCGGGCAGGCACGGCAGCATATTTTGGCAGGCACCTTCGGCGAATGGAAAAAGCAAATGATGGAAAAAGTAACGCGCCGTTTATAG
- a CDS encoding M20 metallopeptidase family protein encodes MLAQIQYLAQSVAERVIGHRRHLHAYPELSFHEFQTAAYIANELKNIGLSPQPMAKTGVVALIEGRNPDKKTVALRADIDALPIKEANDVPYKSTREGVMHACGHDAHTASLLGVAHILHQLRHEFEGTVKLIFQPGEEKIPGGASLMIQEGVLQNPAPSHIIGQHVMPQLPVGKIGFREGMYMASTDELYIRIIGKGGHAAMPDRLIDPVYMAAHLVVSLQQVVSRMAPPRIPSVLSIGRFIAEGVTNVIPNEVLMQGTFRTMNEEWREEAHQRIRKLATELVSSMGGVCEIEIRKGYPYLTNDPELTARMRQAAQTYVGEENVVELDLWMAGEDFAYYAQEIPGCFYRLGTRNEARGIVSGVHTPTFDIDESSLAIGCGLMSWLAVEELRQ; translated from the coding sequence ATGTTAGCACAAATTCAATATTTAGCCCAATCTGTTGCAGAACGGGTAATCGGTCATCGCCGTCATCTCCATGCATATCCCGAACTGTCGTTCCATGAGTTTCAAACAGCAGCATATATTGCCAATGAACTGAAAAACATAGGCTTATCGCCACAGCCGATGGCAAAAACGGGTGTGGTGGCGCTGATAGAAGGCCGCAATCCCGACAAGAAAACTGTGGCACTGCGCGCAGACATTGACGCACTGCCCATTAAAGAAGCCAACGACGTGCCTTATAAATCTACGCGAGAGGGAGTAATGCACGCTTGCGGCCACGATGCCCACACAGCCTCTTTGCTCGGCGTAGCGCACATCTTGCACCAACTGCGCCATGAATTTGAAGGAACGGTCAAACTGATTTTTCAGCCCGGCGAAGAAAAAATTCCCGGTGGGGCTTCTCTGATGATTCAAGAAGGCGTGCTGCAAAACCCTGCACCTTCGCACATCATCGGGCAGCACGTGATGCCGCAACTGCCGGTGGGCAAAATCGGTTTCCGCGAAGGCATGTACATGGCAAGTACCGATGAGTTGTACATTCGCATTATCGGCAAAGGCGGCCATGCAGCCATGCCCGACCGCCTGATTGACCCTGTGTATATGGCGGCACATCTGGTGGTGAGTTTGCAGCAGGTAGTCAGCCGCATGGCACCGCCGCGCATTCCTTCGGTGCTTTCTATCGGGCGTTTCATTGCGGAAGGCGTAACCAATGTTATCCCCAATGAGGTGCTGATGCAAGGCACTTTCCGCACAATGAACGAAGAGTGGCGCGAAGAGGCGCACCAACGCATCCGCAAACTTGCCACCGAATTGGTGAGCAGCATGGGCGGCGTTTGCGAAATAGAAATTCGCAAGGGCTACCCCTACCTGACCAACGACCCCGAACTGACCGCAAGGATGCGCCAAGCCGCACAAACCTATGTGGGCGAAGAAAATGTGGTAGAGTTAGACCTTTGGATGGCAGGGGAAGATTTTGCCTACTATGCACAAGAAATCCCCGGCTGTTTTTATCGCCTCGGCACCCGCAACGAAGCACGCGGCATCGTTTCGGGCGTACATACCCCCACGTTTGATATCGACGAATCGTCGCTGGCCATCGGCTGCGGCCTAATGAGCTGGCTGGCTGTGGAAGAACTCAGGCAGTAG
- a CDS encoding NADP-dependent isocitrate dehydrogenase: MSTQKTPITVAYGDGIGPEIMRATLDIILAAGAQIEIEEIEIGEKVYMRGVTAGIEDSAWDSLRRTKVFLKAPITTPQGGGFKSMNVTTRKTLGLYANVRPCVSYHPYVKTKHPVMDVVIIRENEEDLYAGIEHRQTDQVYQCLKIITRPGTEKIVRYAFEYARANNRKKVTCFTKDNIMKLTDGLFHQVFDEIGAEYPEIEKEHWIVDIGAAKLADTPEAFDVIVMPNLYGDILSDVAAQITGSVGLAGSANIGDQCAMFEAIHGSAPRRAGQNLANPSGLLLGAVLMLNHIGQNDVATKVHNAWLKTIEDGIHTYDIYKEDVSKEKVGTKEFAQAVIARLGQKPSSLKAVDYGDPRPVELKPFVFRPHTPAKKETVGVDVFINFEGSPNAIGDKLRTCDTDRLKLVVISNRGVKVYPDGLPETFCTDHWRCRFESPDHSPISHNDIIDLLVRVKDAGFDFIKTENLCYFDGQKGYSLAQGQ; this comes from the coding sequence ATGTCAACGCAAAAAACCCCCATTACGGTAGCCTACGGTGATGGTATCGGGCCGGAAATCATGCGAGCAACGCTGGATATTATTCTGGCTGCCGGCGCTCAGATTGAAATTGAGGAAATTGAAATCGGTGAAAAAGTTTATATGCGCGGTGTTACTGCCGGTATCGAAGACTCTGCGTGGGATTCTCTCCGCCGTACCAAGGTGTTCCTCAAAGCCCCTATCACAACTCCTCAGGGTGGCGGCTTCAAGAGTATGAACGTTACTACGCGCAAAACACTCGGTCTGTATGCCAACGTGCGTCCTTGCGTAAGCTACCATCCGTATGTAAAAACCAAGCATCCGGTAATGGACGTGGTTATCATCCGCGAAAACGAGGAAGACTTGTATGCAGGTATCGAACACCGCCAAACCGACCAAGTATATCAGTGTCTGAAAATTATCACTCGTCCGGGTACTGAGAAAATCGTTCGCTATGCATTCGAGTATGCACGCGCCAACAACCGCAAGAAAGTTACCTGCTTCACCAAAGACAACATTATGAAACTGACCGACGGTCTGTTCCATCAGGTGTTTGACGAAATCGGTGCAGAGTATCCTGAAATTGAAAAAGAACACTGGATTGTGGACATCGGTGCAGCCAAACTGGCCGATACTCCTGAGGCTTTTGACGTAATTGTGATGCCTAACCTCTACGGCGACATCTTGTCTGACGTAGCGGCTCAAATCACGGGTTCGGTAGGTCTGGCAGGTTCTGCCAACATCGGCGACCAGTGCGCAATGTTTGAGGCCATTCACGGCTCTGCACCTCGCCGCGCCGGACAAAACTTGGCCAACCCTTCCGGTCTGTTGCTGGGTGCAGTGCTGATGTTGAACCACATCGGCCAGAACGACGTGGCAACCAAAGTACACAACGCATGGTTGAAGACTATTGAAGACGGTATCCATACGTACGATATCTACAAAGAAGACGTAAGCAAAGAAAAAGTCGGCACCAAAGAATTTGCACAAGCCGTTATCGCGCGTCTGGGTCAAAAACCTTCTTCACTGAAAGCTGTGGATTATGGCGACCCTCGTCCGGTAGAGTTGAAGCCTTTCGTATTCCGTCCGCATACACCTGCCAAGAAAGAAACCGTAGGCGTGGACGTATTCATCAACTTTGAGGGCTCTCCTAATGCCATTGGCGATAAGTTGAGAACTTGCGATACAGACCGCCTGAAATTGGTAGTTATCAGCAACCGCGGCGTGAAAGTATATCCCGACGGTCTGCCTGAAACCTTCTGCACCGACCACTGGCGCTGCCGCTTTGAAAGCCCTGACCACAGCCCGATTTCACACAACGACATTATTGACCTGTTGGTGAGAGTAAAAGATGCCGGTTTTGACTTCATCAAAACTGAGAACCTCTGCTACTTTGACGGCCAAAAAGGCTACTCTTTGGCACAGGGTCAATAA
- a CDS encoding MFS transporter: MSLRFARAAVAAMFLINGFAFATWASRIPLIQQHLQLSAGELGTALLGTPIGSLLSLPLAGWLTARFGSKYVTIIAAFISCCILPLIALAPSALALAAVLFLFGSAGDILNIGMNAQAVSVENQWGKPIMSSFHGLYSAGGMLGAAFGGVMAEAGFMPLQHFTIGGIIGMVLLFIFFRWLLPNDSPADKSKPLFAKPDAVLWWLGLIAFFCMLSEGAMADWSSVFLAEVSGTTAGLSTLGYTAFTMAMMSGRFLGDRLAQQLGQVRLIRLSGLLAGSGMSLALLAATPFWVVVGFGMVGLGLATVVPMVYGAAGRSQTMPAGVAIAAVSTVGYTGFLIGPPVIGWVADFFNLRTALIIVAALAFGMAVMASKARS; encoded by the coding sequence ATGTCTCTTCGTTTTGCCCGCGCCGCTGTTGCCGCTATGTTTCTGATTAACGGCTTTGCCTTTGCCACATGGGCTTCGCGCATCCCGCTCATACAGCAGCACCTGCAACTCAGCGCAGGAGAATTGGGAACTGCTTTGCTGGGGACTCCCATAGGTTCGCTTTTATCTTTGCCGCTGGCAGGATGGCTGACGGCGCGGTTTGGCAGCAAGTATGTAACCATTATAGCGGCTTTTATCAGTTGCTGCATTTTGCCGCTGATAGCGCTGGCTCCTTCCGCATTGGCACTGGCGGCTGTGTTGTTCCTCTTTGGCAGTGCAGGCGATATTCTCAATATCGGCATGAATGCGCAGGCGGTAAGCGTAGAGAACCAATGGGGCAAACCGATTATGTCCTCCTTTCACGGGCTGTACAGCGCAGGCGGAATGTTGGGTGCGGCCTTCGGCGGCGTGATGGCAGAGGCAGGGTTCATGCCTTTGCAACATTTTACGATAGGCGGCATCATAGGCATGGTGCTGCTGTTCATCTTCTTTCGGTGGCTGCTGCCTAACGATTCGCCCGCAGACAAAAGCAAGCCCCTGTTTGCCAAACCCGATGCCGTTTTGTGGTGGTTAGGGTTGATAGCTTTCTTCTGTATGTTGAGCGAAGGCGCAATGGCTGATTGGAGTTCGGTATTTCTGGCGGAGGTAAGCGGCACTACCGCGGGGCTTTCCACACTCGGCTATACGGCTTTCACCATGGCGATGATGAGCGGCCGTTTTCTTGGCGACCGATTGGCACAGCAACTCGGACAGGTGCGCCTCATCCGCCTGAGCGGGCTGCTGGCAGGCAGCGGCATGTCGCTGGCGCTACTGGCGGCTACGCCCTTCTGGGTAGTAGTCGGGTTCGGCATGGTCGGGTTGGGGCTGGCAACCGTCGTACCGATGGTTTACGGCGCAGCGGGTCGCTCGCAAACCATGCCCGCAGGTGTGGCAATTGCTGCCGTTTCTACCGTGGGCTATACGGGTTTCCTCATCGGCCCGCCAGTAATTGGCTGGGTAGCAGATTTTTTTAACTTGCGCACGGCACTCATTATTGTTGCAGCGCTGGCGTTCGGCATGGCTGTTATGGCCTCCAAAGCCCGAAGTTAG
- a CDS encoding sigma-54-dependent transcriptional regulator codes for MERELGKVLVIDDNEDILLATKLLLKKYAKLVQIEKDPRKIPFLLNQDKYDVILLDMNFTKDTATGKEGFYWLEEILTRDPQAVVVMITAYGDVEMAVRALKAGATDFVLKPWQNDKLVETLYNAVATKKGSKTAAKDNSSTSAVKKDKVAGAAVNPFEGIIGKSEAMMNLFTIIRKVAITDANVLILGENGTGKEVIARAIHQASQRNSHPFVSVDMGAITETLFESELFGHKKGAFTDAKEDRAGRFEAANKGTLFLDEIGNLPLAMQSKLLTVLQRREVTRVGSNQATPIDIRLVCATNMPLYEMVEENEFRQDLLYRINTVELHLPALRERQEDIPLLAEHYAEVYSKRYNLPQKSFSASAMRKLQQYHWPGNVRELQHAVERAIIMSDEDELQAGDFLFLLQKSESAELDIDDYNLENVEKLVIQKAISKHAGNISKAAKALGLTRASLYRRLEKHGL; via the coding sequence ATGGAAAGAGAACTCGGAAAAGTACTTGTTATTGACGACAACGAAGATATTTTGCTGGCTACCAAACTACTGCTGAAAAAATATGCCAAACTTGTGCAAATAGAAAAAGACCCGCGCAAAATCCCGTTCCTGCTCAATCAGGACAAGTACGACGTGATTTTGCTGGATATGAACTTTACCAAAGACACTGCCACCGGCAAAGAAGGTTTTTATTGGCTGGAAGAAATTCTCACCCGCGACCCGCAGGCAGTAGTGGTGATGATTACAGCCTATGGCGACGTGGAAATGGCAGTGCGTGCGCTCAAAGCCGGCGCCACCGATTTTGTGCTCAAACCTTGGCAAAATGATAAATTGGTAGAAACACTCTACAACGCAGTAGCAACCAAAAAAGGAAGCAAAACCGCCGCAAAAGACAACAGCAGCACCTCTGCGGTGAAAAAAGACAAAGTTGCCGGAGCAGCAGTCAATCCCTTTGAGGGAATCATCGGCAAAAGCGAAGCTATGATGAACCTATTCACCATCATTCGTAAAGTTGCCATTACCGATGCTAACGTGTTGATTTTGGGTGAAAACGGCACCGGTAAAGAAGTAATTGCCCGTGCCATTCATCAGGCCTCACAACGCAATTCCCATCCTTTTGTAAGCGTGGATATGGGAGCCATTACGGAAACACTTTTTGAAAGTGAACTTTTCGGCCATAAAAAGGGCGCTTTTACCGATGCCAAAGAAGACCGCGCCGGACGCTTTGAGGCTGCCAACAAAGGAACGCTGTTTCTGGACGAAATCGGCAACCTGCCGCTTGCGATGCAGTCTAAACTGCTGACCGTTTTGCAACGCCGCGAAGTAACACGCGTAGGCAGCAATCAGGCTACCCCCATAGATATTCGCTTGGTGTGTGCTACCAACATGCCGCTGTATGAAATGGTGGAAGAAAATGAGTTCCGGCAGGATTTGTTGTACCGCATCAATACCGTAGAGCTGCACCTGCCTGCACTGCGCGAAAGACAAGAAGATATTCCGCTGTTGGCAGAACACTATGCCGAGGTTTACAGCAAACGCTACAACCTCCCTCAGAAATCATTTTCGGCTTCTGCCATGCGCAAGTTGCAGCAGTACCATTGGCCGGGCAATGTGCGCGAGTTGCAACATGCCGTTGAGCGTGCCATTATCATGAGCGATGAAGATGAGTTACAGGCCGGGGACTTCCTGTTTCTGCTGCAAAAAAGCGAAAGCGCCGAGTTGGATATTGACGACTACAATCTGGAAAATGTGGAAAAGTTGGTCATACAAAAAGCCATCAGCAAACATGCGGGCAATATATCCAAAGCAGCCAAAGCACTGGGGCTTACCCGCGCCTCACTCTATCGCCGTTTGGAAAAACACGGCCTTTAA
- the acs gene encoding acetate--CoA ligase, whose protein sequence is MKRIHNFEEYLHQYRASVENPEQFWAEVAQSFHWRKPWDKVLDWSFEDYYAQWFIGGKLNICENALDRHLPERAHQTAIIWEANAPAQPAVMLSYQELYEQVCRFANVLKANGVQKGDRVCIYMPMIPEVAVAMLACARIGAVHSVVFAGFSAQSLADRILDADCKVVITSDVGERGAKQIGIKEIVDEALTQCPNVRRCIVFKKGTQSVAMTAGRDVWWQDEIAKADAHCPAEEMDAEDMLFILYTSGSTGKPKGVVHTCGGYMVYTAYTFQNVFQYREGEVYWCTADVGWITGHSYIIYGPLLSGATTLMFEGIPTYPDAGRFWQVCEKHEVNIFYTAPTAIRSLMSFGEAIPSQYNLASLRVIGSVGEPINEEAWHWYHEYVGKGRCPIVDTWWQTETGGMMISPLAGITVQKPTYATLPLPGVQPILVDDKGNEIQGNPAEGNLCIRFPWPSMLRTTFGDHERCKQTYFSTYKGLYFTGDGCRRDEDGYYRITGRVDDVINVSGHRIGTAEVENAINEHPFVVESAVVGYPHDIKGQGIYAFVICSDTPPDMELFRMAVHREVTRVIGPIAKPDVIQVVDGLPKTRSGKIMRRILRKIAEGDTSNLGDTSTLLDPGVVDRIKAGAAALREKV, encoded by the coding sequence ATGAAACGCATTCACAACTTCGAAGAGTACCTGCATCAGTACCGCGCAAGTGTTGAGAATCCTGAGCAGTTTTGGGCAGAGGTAGCCCAAAGTTTCCACTGGCGCAAACCTTGGGACAAAGTTTTGGACTGGAGTTTTGAGGATTATTATGCCCAATGGTTCATCGGCGGCAAGCTCAATATCTGTGAAAATGCCTTAGACCGCCATTTGCCCGAGCGCGCTCATCAGACCGCCATTATTTGGGAGGCCAATGCCCCCGCACAACCCGCTGTAATGCTTTCTTATCAGGAACTGTACGAACAGGTTTGCCGCTTTGCCAACGTGCTGAAAGCCAATGGTGTACAAAAAGGCGACCGCGTGTGTATCTACATGCCGATGATTCCCGAGGTAGCCGTTGCCATGTTGGCTTGTGCGCGAATCGGGGCGGTGCACTCGGTCGTATTTGCGGGCTTCTCGGCGCAGTCGTTGGCAGACCGCATTTTGGATGCGGACTGCAAAGTGGTTATTACTTCCGATGTGGGCGAGCGCGGTGCCAAACAAATCGGTATCAAAGAAATTGTGGATGAAGCACTGACCCAATGCCCGAATGTACGGCGCTGTATTGTTTTTAAAAAGGGCACGCAATCGGTTGCCATGACCGCAGGTCGCGACGTTTGGTGGCAGGATGAAATCGCAAAAGCAGATGCGCACTGCCCCGCCGAGGAGATGGATGCGGAAGACATGCTGTTTATTCTCTACACATCGGGCAGCACGGGTAAGCCCAAAGGCGTGGTGCATACTTGCGGCGGTTATATGGTCTATACGGCTTACACGTTTCAAAATGTGTTTCAATACCGCGAGGGCGAGGTTTACTGGTGTACGGCTGATGTGGGCTGGATTACGGGACACTCCTACATCATTTACGGGCCGCTGCTTTCCGGCGCTACCACGCTCATGTTCGAGGGTATCCCAACCTACCCAGATGCCGGGCGATTCTGGCAGGTTTGCGAAAAACACGAGGTCAATATTTTCTACACCGCCCCAACGGCTATTCGTTCGCTGATGAGTTTCGGCGAAGCCATCCCGAGTCAATACAACTTGGCCTCGTTGCGAGTTATCGGTTCGGTGGGTGAGCCTATCAACGAGGAAGCATGGCATTGGTATCATGAATACGTAGGCAAAGGCCGCTGCCCGATTGTGGATACGTGGTGGCAAACCGAAACAGGCGGCATGATGATTTCGCCGCTGGCAGGCATTACCGTACAAAAACCGACTTATGCTACGCTGCCGCTGCCGGGCGTTCAGCCGATTTTGGTGGATGACAAAGGCAATGAAATACAAGGCAACCCTGCGGAAGGCAACCTCTGCATTCGCTTCCCATGGCCGAGTATGCTGCGCACCACCTTCGGCGACCACGAACGCTGCAAACAGACGTATTTCAGCACCTACAAAGGATTGTATTTTACAGGCGATGGCTGCCGCCGCGATGAGGACGGCTACTACCGCATCACAGGCCGCGTAGATGATGTTATCAACGTTTCGGGACACCGCATAGGCACGGCGGAAGTAGAAAATGCCATCAACGAGCATCCGTTTGTGGTAGAAAGCGCCGTAGTAGGCTATCCGCACGACATCAAAGGTCAGGGTATTTATGCCTTCGTCATTTGCTCCGATACGCCGCCTGATATGGAGCTTTTCCGCATGGCGGTACATCGCGAAGTTACGCGCGTCATTGGCCCCATAGCCAAACCCGATGTAATTCAGGTGGTGGACGGGCTGCCCAAAACCCGTTCCGGCAAAATTATGCGCCGCATCTTGCGAAAAATAGCCGAAGGCGACACCTCCAATTTGGGTGATACTTCTACGCTGTTAGACCCCGGTGTGGTGGACAGAATCAAGGCAGGAGCCGCTGCACTGCGAGAAAAGGTATAA
- a CDS encoding SpoIIE family protein phosphatase gives MPKLLLHIITALAVLLPLHVSAQAPRRFDSLIKVLQTREQEKAIDTLYTKTLFRLADLMLYNHTDTAIFFAQKGLKLAQAQGWKRGEADLALILGQGYDIQGKAPQAVEQLLTSIKAFETLKDSLGLSDAYNAIGIVYGRNLRQPHEALNYYRKALEIAERLSKGQEESRILYILSNIGIEEKRIGQLEKALQTQMRALSLAKKFNDPYSLGSIYHNIGSIYIAMKDAAKALEYLTLSNRIAAEKNNPYLAAANNNSLGKVKLMLGDLPGAIGAAETAMTAGQQMGAMDYMRESSETLYEAYKALRQPEKALFYHEQFTRLKDSLVNQENTKQVERLQAQIEIDKKQQAILLLEKDNANKQLQLIASIAIAALLLAAGAILIWAYRVKQRDNRLLQKQKAEIREKNEELNQANEELSSALETVEQQKRNIQAINEELTASMHYARHIQQALLPSEKQLKQALPEHFIFYRPRDIVSGDFYWLHHTESTTILAVADCTGHGVPGALLSMVGTALLRQIVAEKQVYRPEQILSELHAGIYQALRHNADMMSQDGMDISIITIEKANGSTTVHYAGAMNPVYCISNQAFYEFRPTKKAIGGSSEAITFYHDRLVLQHPAMLYLFSDGYQDQFGGADSKKFMVRRFKETLRSLSVLPVETQAQHLIEIFDNWKQNQAQVDDVLVVGVRLQP, from the coding sequence ATGCCGAAACTACTGCTTCACATAATCACGGCACTTGCCGTACTGCTTCCCCTCCATGTATCGGCACAGGCGCCACGCAGGTTTGACAGCCTGATAAAGGTGCTGCAAACACGGGAGCAGGAAAAAGCCATAGATACACTCTACACAAAAACCCTTTTTCGGCTGGCAGACCTGATGCTGTACAATCATACGGATACTGCCATCTTTTTTGCCCAAAAGGGATTAAAGCTCGCACAAGCACAGGGCTGGAAACGCGGCGAGGCAGACCTCGCGCTGATACTTGGGCAGGGTTACGATATTCAGGGCAAAGCCCCGCAGGCGGTAGAACAGCTACTGACTTCCATCAAAGCATTTGAAACCCTCAAAGATTCCCTCGGGCTTTCAGATGCTTACAACGCCATAGGCATTGTTTACGGCAGAAATTTGCGGCAGCCGCATGAGGCATTGAACTACTACCGAAAAGCGCTGGAAATTGCCGAACGCCTCTCTAAGGGCCAAGAGGAAAGCCGCATACTCTACATCCTGAGCAACATAGGCATTGAAGAAAAACGAATCGGGCAATTGGAAAAAGCCCTGCAAACGCAAATGCGGGCTTTGAGTCTTGCCAAAAAGTTTAACGACCCTTACAGCTTGGGCAGCATCTATCACAATATCGGCAGCATTTACATTGCCATGAAAGATGCCGCCAAAGCCTTGGAATATCTTACGCTTTCCAATCGGATAGCTGCCGAGAAGAACAATCCTTACCTTGCGGCAGCTAACAACAACTCTTTGGGCAAAGTAAAACTCATGTTGGGTGATTTGCCGGGTGCCATCGGTGCTGCCGAGACCGCGATGACGGCAGGACAGCAAATGGGCGCAATGGACTACATGCGCGAGTCTTCCGAAACCCTTTATGAAGCCTACAAGGCACTTCGCCAACCTGAAAAAGCACTGTTCTACCATGAGCAGTTTACCCGCCTGAAAGACAGCCTTGTCAATCAGGAAAACACCAAACAAGTAGAGCGATTGCAGGCACAAATAGAGATTGACAAAAAACAGCAAGCCATTCTGCTGTTGGAAAAAGACAATGCCAACAAACAGTTGCAACTGATAGCCTCCATTGCCATAGCAGCGCTTTTACTGGCGGCAGGTGCTATCCTGATTTGGGCGTATCGCGTCAAGCAACGCGACAACCGCCTGCTTCAAAAACAAAAAGCAGAAATCAGGGAGAAGAACGAGGAACTCAATCAGGCCAACGAAGAACTTTCCTCTGCGCTGGAAACGGTAGAACAGCAAAAGCGCAACATTCAGGCTATCAATGAAGAACTGACCGCAAGCATGCACTATGCAAGGCACATTCAACAGGCACTTTTGCCCTCCGAGAAGCAGTTGAAACAGGCGCTGCCCGAGCATTTCATCTTTTACCGCCCCCGCGATATTGTCAGCGGCGATTTTTATTGGTTACACCATACCGAAAGCACCACCATTCTGGCGGTTGCCGATTGTACGGGACACGGCGTGCCCGGTGCTTTGTTGAGCATGGTGGGCACTGCTTTGCTTCGGCAAATTGTTGCAGAAAAACAGGTATATCGCCCCGAGCAAATCCTGTCGGAACTACATGCAGGCATTTATCAGGCACTGCGGCACAATGCCGATATGATGTCGCAAGACGGAATGGACATCAGCATTATTACCATAGAGAAAGCCAACGGCAGCACAACCGTTCACTATGCGGGGGCAATGAATCCTGTTTACTGCATCAGCAACCAAGCATTTTACGAATTCAGACCGACCAAGAAAGCCATTGGCGGCAGCAGCGAGGCTATTACTTTCTATCATGACCGCCTTGTGTTGCAACACCCTGCCATGTTGTACCTGTTCTCCGATGGCTATCAAGACCAGTTTGGCGGGGCAGACAGCAAGAAGTTCATGGTAAGGCGATTTAAAGAAACACTTCGCTCGCTGTCTGTACTTCCAGTAGAAACGCAAGCACAACACCTGATAGAAATATTTGACAACTGGAAGCAAAATCAAGCGCAGGTAGATGATGTACTGGTGGTAGGCGTGCGTTTGCAACCCTAA